A single region of the Oleispira antarctica RB-8 genome encodes:
- the ung gene encoding Uracil-DNA glycosylase yields the protein MKEQFNMFGNEQATEELVPPQARIELSASHLPKDWQGLLKAEFDQPYMQSLQTFLTAEQAQGKIIYPPANQIFTAFNLTPLSNVKVVILGQDPYHGPNQSHGLSFSVPGYVTKLPPSLKNIYKELNTDLGIPIATSGDLTRWAEQGVLLLNAMLTVERKNAGSHQKQGWESFTDRVIQLLSEHCENVVFVLWGAYAQKKASLIDDSKHRVLKGIHPSPLSAYRGFFGSKPFSLINQYLSDKSKTEIDWSL from the coding sequence ATGAAAGAGCAATTCAATATGTTTGGTAATGAGCAGGCGACTGAAGAGTTAGTTCCTCCTCAGGCGCGTATTGAATTGTCTGCTTCGCACTTACCTAAAGACTGGCAGGGGTTGCTAAAGGCTGAATTTGATCAACCTTACATGCAATCGCTGCAAACCTTTCTTACCGCGGAGCAAGCTCAGGGCAAGATAATCTACCCACCTGCAAATCAAATCTTTACCGCGTTTAACCTAACGCCACTCTCGAATGTGAAAGTCGTTATTCTAGGGCAAGACCCTTACCATGGCCCTAATCAATCTCACGGTTTAAGTTTTTCAGTACCAGGCTACGTTACCAAATTGCCACCTTCACTTAAGAACATCTATAAAGAATTGAATACTGATTTGGGTATTCCTATTGCTACAAGTGGTGATCTTACCCGTTGGGCTGAGCAGGGCGTATTGCTATTGAATGCTATGTTGACGGTTGAGCGAAAAAACGCCGGGTCGCATCAGAAGCAAGGTTGGGAAAGTTTTACTGATCGGGTTATCCAATTACTTTCCGAACATTGTGAGAATGTCGTGTTTGTATTGTGGGGCGCTTACGCTCAGAAGAAAGCGTCGCTTATTGATGACAGTAAGCACCGAGTACTTAAAGGTATTCATCCCTCTCCTCTATCTGCTTACCGTGGTTTTTTTGGATCTAAACCTTTTTCCCTTATAAATCAGTATCTTAGCGATAAAAGTAAGACTGAGATTGATTGGTCTTTATAA
- the lysU gene encoding Lysine-tRNA ligase, with product MTDKNMSNEIENNNAESALEENKLIAERRSKLDKLREGSSSNGHPNDFNREHLAGDLQKEFGELDKEALVELDKPISVAGRVMRRGGPFVGIKDGSDFIQIYVGKKLQKESKAWENLDIGDIVAAEGQLRKSGKGELYCEVMAVENFQILTKSLRPLPDKFHGLADQEVKYRQRYIDLIMSEETRNTFKVRSGIVNSIRRYLADRDFMEVETPMLQVIPGGATAKPFETHHNALDIDMYLRIAPELYLKRLVVGGFERVFEINRNFRNEGLSTRHNPEFTMIEFYQAYADYNDLMNITEDMLRTAALEVLGTTDIKSTTKDAEGNVVSETIYDFNQPFTRLTMADAVLMYNPDFDAAVINDPENNLEQMIAYGRQVGIREDDKQSAWGAGKWLCEIFEETAEEKLDQPTFITAYPWEVSPLARRNDENSFVTDRFEFFVGGRELANGFSELNDAEDQKARFLKQVDEKDAGDDEAMHYDADYIQALEYGMPPTAGEGIGIDRLVMLFTDSPTIKDVILFPHMRPIVKQG from the coding sequence ATGACGGACAAGAATATGAGTAATGAAATTGAAAATAACAATGCTGAATCGGCATTGGAAGAAAACAAACTGATTGCAGAGCGCCGTAGTAAATTAGACAAACTACGTGAAGGTTCTTCTTCAAATGGTCACCCAAATGATTTTAATCGTGAGCACCTTGCGGGCGATTTGCAAAAAGAATTTGGCGAATTAGATAAAGAAGCCTTGGTTGAGCTGGATAAGCCTATCTCGGTTGCTGGTCGTGTTATGCGTCGTGGTGGTCCATTCGTCGGTATTAAAGACGGTTCTGATTTTATCCAGATATACGTGGGTAAGAAGCTACAGAAAGAATCGAAAGCTTGGGAAAACCTAGATATAGGCGATATCGTAGCGGCTGAAGGTCAGTTACGTAAATCAGGTAAAGGCGAGTTGTACTGCGAAGTAATGGCCGTTGAAAACTTCCAGATTCTTACTAAGTCTTTGCGTCCATTACCGGATAAATTCCACGGTTTGGCTGATCAAGAAGTTAAGTATCGTCAGCGTTATATTGATCTTATTATGAGTGAAGAAACGCGAAATACGTTTAAAGTACGCTCGGGTATTGTTAATAGTATCCGCCGTTATTTAGCGGATCGTGACTTCATGGAAGTTGAAACGCCAATGCTGCAGGTAATTCCTGGTGGCGCAACGGCTAAGCCTTTCGAAACGCATCACAATGCGTTAGACATCGATATGTATTTACGTATCGCCCCAGAGCTTTATTTGAAGCGTTTGGTTGTGGGTGGTTTCGAGCGTGTGTTCGAAATTAACCGTAACTTCCGTAACGAAGGTCTTTCGACGCGCCATAACCCAGAATTCACCATGATCGAATTCTATCAGGCGTATGCTGACTATAACGATCTAATGAACATCACTGAAGATATGCTACGTACTGCGGCGCTTGAAGTATTGGGAACTACCGATATTAAGAGCACGACGAAAGATGCTGAAGGCAATGTGGTTAGTGAAACTATTTATGACTTCAATCAGCCGTTTACGCGTTTAACTATGGCCGACGCAGTGCTTATGTACAATCCTGATTTTGATGCGGCTGTGATTAACGACCCTGAAAATAATCTAGAGCAAATGATTGCTTATGGTCGTCAGGTTGGCATTCGTGAAGATGATAAGCAGTCTGCATGGGGCGCGGGTAAGTGGTTGTGTGAAATATTCGAAGAAACTGCTGAAGAGAAATTGGATCAGCCAACGTTTATCACAGCTTACCCTTGGGAAGTTTCTCCATTGGCACGTCGTAACGATGAAAATTCGTTTGTTACTGACCGTTTTGAGTTCTTCGTGGGCGGACGCGAGTTGGCGAACGGTTTCTCTGAGCTTAATGATGCAGAAGACCAGAAAGCTCGTTTCTTGAAGCAAGTTGACGAGAAAGACGCCGGTGATGATGAAGCCATGCATTACGATGCTGACTATATACAAGCACTAGAATACGGCATGCCTCCTACTGCGGGTGAAGGTATTGGTATCGACCGTTTGGTTATGTTGTTTACTGACAGTCCAACGATTAAGGATGTTATCTTATTCCCACACATGCGTCCTATTGTTAAACAGGGTTAA
- the prfB gene encoding Peptide chain release factor 2 (RF-2), protein MGESAIWDDPEKAQDLGRERSALELVVQTIESLDMGCNDAQDLLEMAVEEDDAGAVEDIVAELDALETKLAVLEFRRMFSNEMDPNNAYLDIQSGSGGTEAQDWAEMILRMYLRWGEAKGFKVELLEVTAGDVAGIKGATIHFQGEYAFGWLRTETGVHRLVRKSPFDSSGRRHTSFASVFVSPEIDDNVVIDIDPSDLRIDVYRSSGAGGQHVNTTESAVRITHIPTNVVTQCQNQRSQHKNKDQAMKQLKAKLYEHEMKIRNAESQVLEDSKADIGWGSQIRSYVLDDSRIKDLRTGVENRNTGAVLDGALDPFIEASLKKGL, encoded by the coding sequence TTGGGGGAGTCCGCTATTTGGGATGATCCTGAAAAAGCCCAAGATCTAGGGCGTGAACGTTCTGCTTTAGAGCTGGTGGTTCAGACCATTGAAAGCCTGGATATGGGCTGTAATGATGCTCAAGATCTATTGGAGATGGCAGTTGAAGAAGACGACGCAGGCGCGGTCGAAGATATTGTTGCTGAGCTTGATGCTTTAGAAACTAAGCTAGCAGTCCTTGAATTCCGTCGTATGTTCTCTAACGAGATGGACCCGAATAACGCTTATTTAGATATTCAGTCGGGTTCAGGCGGTACTGAGGCCCAAGATTGGGCGGAAATGATTTTGCGTATGTATTTACGCTGGGGTGAAGCGAAAGGCTTTAAAGTTGAATTGCTTGAAGTTACTGCGGGTGATGTTGCGGGTATTAAAGGCGCGACGATTCACTTTCAAGGCGAATACGCCTTTGGTTGGTTGCGTACTGAAACGGGTGTGCATCGCTTAGTGCGTAAGTCGCCATTTGATTCGAGTGGCCGTCGCCATACGTCTTTCGCCTCTGTTTTTGTCTCGCCAGAAATTGACGATAACGTTGTGATCGATATTGATCCGTCGGACTTACGCATAGATGTGTATCGCTCATCAGGCGCCGGTGGTCAGCACGTAAATACCACCGAATCTGCGGTACGTATTACGCACATCCCGACCAACGTCGTGACTCAGTGTCAGAATCAGCGTTCGCAGCATAAGAACAAAGATCAAGCGATGAAGCAGTTGAAAGCAAAACTGTATGAGCATGAAATGAAAATTCGTAATGCAGAATCGCAAGTACTAGAAGACTCGAAAGCCGATATCGGTTGGGGCAGTCAGATTCGTTCGTATGTATTGGACGATTCACGCATTAAAGATTTGCGTACAGGTGTAGAAAACCGAAATACAGGGGCCGTTTTAGACGGCGCCCTAGATCCATTTATTGAAGCCAGTTTGAAGAAAGGTCTCTAG